A genomic window from Brachyspira sp. SAP_772 includes:
- the fliG gene encoding flagellar motor switch protein FliG: protein MAAATNEKEKKQRVLSGRQKVAIFLVSLGMEASSEIFKHLREEEIEQITFDIARLENIESADKDAVFREFQEMMIAQDFITQGGIDYARDLLERSVGSQKASDIINRLTSSLQVRPFDFIRRTDPAHLLNFIQGEHPQTIALILAYLEAPKAASILGALPSEIQPDVAKRIATMDRTSPEVLREVERVLERKLSTLASEDFTSAGGIDSIVEIINSVDRSTEKSIIESLEEDDPELAEEIKKRMFVFEDIVLLDDRAIQKVLREVDSSDLAKALKSVDSDAQDKVYRNMSKRAAALLKEDMDFMGPVRLKDVEEAQQKIVNIIRKLEEQGDIVVARAGEDEMVV, encoded by the coding sequence ATGGCTGCGGCTACTAATGAAAAAGAAAAAAAACAACGCGTATTAAGCGGACGTCAGAAAGTTGCTATATTTTTAGTTTCTTTAGGAATGGAAGCTTCTAGCGAGATATTTAAGCATTTACGCGAAGAGGAGATAGAGCAAATCACATTTGATATTGCGAGACTTGAGAATATTGAATCTGCCGATAAAGATGCTGTATTTAGAGAATTCCAAGAGATGATGATAGCTCAAGACTTTATAACTCAAGGCGGTATAGATTATGCTAGAGACTTGCTTGAAAGATCTGTAGGAAGCCAAAAAGCAAGCGATATAATAAACAGACTTACTTCTTCATTACAAGTAAGACCGTTTGATTTTATACGCCGTACAGATCCAGCTCACTTACTTAACTTTATACAAGGTGAGCACCCTCAAACTATAGCACTTATTTTAGCATATTTGGAAGCTCCAAAGGCAGCAAGCATATTAGGAGCATTGCCTTCAGAAATACAGCCTGATGTTGCTAAGAGAATTGCTACAATGGACAGAACTTCTCCTGAGGTTTTAAGAGAGGTTGAAAGAGTACTTGAGAGAAAACTTTCTACACTTGCTAGTGAAGACTTTACTTCTGCAGGCGGTATAGATTCTATAGTTGAAATTATTAACAGCGTTGATAGATCTACAGAGAAAAGTATTATCGAGAGTTTGGAAGAGGACGATCCGGAACTTGCAGAAGAAATCAAGAAACGTATGTTTGTATTCGAAGATATTGTTTTACTTGATGACAGGGCTATACAGAAAGTACTTCGTGAAGTTGATTCTAGCGATTTGGCTAAGGCACTTAAGAGTGTCGATTCTGATGCTCAAGATAAGGTTTATAGAAACATGTCAAAACGTGCTGCTGCATTGCTTAAAGAGGATATGGACTTTATGGGACCTGTTCGTCTTAAAGATGTTGAAGAAGCTCAGCAGAAAATTGTTAATATCATTCGTAAGCTTGAAGAGCAGGGAGACATTGTTGTGGCTCGTGCTGGTGAAGATGAGATGGTTGTTTGA